Genomic window (Haloarcula limicola):
TCGTAGAGCCGGTGACGATCGCGGACTCGCCGCTGTAGTCGTATTCGGTATGCCCTACCATAGCATATTCGTCTCGCCGTGCGATGAAGAATCCTCCGGTGACCCGCGGGCCGTCCGGAACTGTCCCCCGCTCTCGGCAACACCGCCGGGGAGCACACACGTTTATTGCGCTGGTGTCTCATGGTATCCGTATGGCTCCGGAGATCACCAGCATCGAGTCCGTAGAGTTTTCCTACCCCATCGAGGACGTGGGGACCGACCAACACGGGTTCAACCTCGTCTACGAACCCGGTTCGGTGACCGAGCGAAAACTGTTCGCGCTCAAGGTCGAGACGGACACCGGCATCACCGGCGAGTACGTCGGCGGGAACTCCCCCGGCGCGGCGCAGGTCAACATGTTCGCCGACTACCTCCTCGGGAAGAACCCGCTCGAACGAGAGCGCCACTGGAGCGAGATGAAACGCGCGCTCCGGAAGTACGACCGGATGGGGATCGGCCCCATCGACATCGCGCTCTGGGACTTCGCCGGCAAGTACCACGACGCCGCGATCCACGAGCTTCTGGGGACGTACCAGACTGAGTTTCCGGCGTACGCCTCGACGTACCACGGCGACGAGAACGGCGGCCTCGACACGCCCGAGGCGTTCGCAGACTTCGCCGAGGAGTGCCGGGAGATGGGGTATCAGGCGTTCAAGATCCACGGCTGGGGCGGCAGCGAGGGCTCGCGCGACCTCGACCGGGAGATCGACGCGGTCCACGCCGTCGGCGACCGGGTGGGCGAGGAGATGGACCTGATGCACGACCCGGCCTGCGAGCTGGAGACGTTCGCCGACGCGCTCAAACTCGGGCGGGCGCTCGACGAGGTCGGCTTCTTCTGGTACGAGGACCCCTACCGGGACGGCGGCGTCTCCCAGCACGGCCACCGGAAGCTCCGCCAGGCGCTCGATACGCCCATCCTCCAGACCGAGCACGTCCGCGGACTGGAGCCGGCGACGGACTTCATCGCCAACGAAGCGACGGACTTCCTGCGGGCGGACCCCGAGTACGACGGCGGCATCACCGGCGCGATGAAGCGCGCGAAGGTCGCGGAGGGTTTCGGCCTGGACGTGGAGTTCCACGCGCCCGGCCCCGCCCAGCGACAGTGTATCGCGGCCATCCGCAACACCAACTACTACGAGCTCGCGCTGGTCCACCCCGACTGTCCCAACACGCAACCGCCGGTCTACGAGGGCGACTACTCCGACATGCTCGACACCGTCGATAGCGACGGGATGGTGTCGGTTCCCGACGGTCCGGGACTGGGCGTCGAGTACGACTGGGACTACATCGAGGACAACCAGACCGGGAGCGTCCACACGTACGAGTGAGCTGACATGACCTACAGCGCCGGTATCATCGGAACGGGCGGTATCGCCGGAATGGGCATCCTCGGAATGCACGACGAGGACGAGATCGGACAGAAGAAGGTTCGAGCGAGTCACGCGGGCGGTTACGACGCGGCCGACGGCGTCGAACTGGTCGCGGTGGCCGACGTGGACGAGGAGAAACTCGACCGCTTCGGCGAGGCGTGGGACATCCCCGAATCGGGTCGGTACGTCGGTCACGCGGCCATGCTCGACGCCGAGGACCTCGACGTGGTCTCGGTGTGTACGCCGTCGTATCTCCACGCGGACCACGTCGTCGACGCCGCCCGGTCGGCAGCCGACCCGGCGCTGGTCTGGTGTGAGAAACCTATCGCCTCCTCGGTCAGCGACGCGGAGACGATGGTCGAGACCTGTGCGGAGACGGAGACCGAACTGCTCGTCAACCACTCGTTTCGCTTCACGAGCAAACTCCGTCGGCTCCGAGAGCTCGTTCGCGAGGACGAAATCATCGGCGAGGTGCAGTCGGTGGCTACGCAGTTCCGCATGGAGTTACTTCGCAACTCGACGCACCTGCTCGATACGCTCGTCTACCTCTTGGACGACAGAGCGGCGCAGGTCTCGGGGTACATCACCGGCGAGAACGAGGCGGTCGACTCCCTGCAAGCGGCCGAGCGCGTCGACGACGCGGGCGGCGGCGGGTTCGTCGTGATGGACGACGGCGCCTTCGTGACCATCGACTGCACGATCCCCCGCGCTGAGTCCTCGATGACGCTGAACTTCATCGGGAGCGAGGGGAAACTCTACCTGAACAACGACGACGGCGAGTGGCGCTACTGGCGGCTCGAAGACGGCGACCACGTCGAGGAACCGCTGCCCGGCATCGAGGGCGCGTGGACCTGGGACGAGGACTACCGCGACGCCTTCGCCAACGCCGCGTCGGATATCGTCTCGGTGCTAGACGGCGAGATGGCGAACCCATCGACGGGCGAGGAGGCCACGCGCTCACTCGAGATCATCGCCGGCTTCTACATCTCCCACTACACCGGCGGTCAGGTGTCGATTCCGCTGGACCGGCCGCTGCGCGACGTGACTATCACGTCCTGGTGAACCGCCGCCGTCGACGCGACGGTTCGTTCCACATGACGAAACGGCCGATCGCGCTCTCGGGACGCGCTTTTTATCTACTCGGCGACCCACGTACCGATATGTCCGACGCCGAACGCGTCCGGCTCCGCTATGCGCCCGACGACGACGCCATCGCTTCCGCGCTCCGGGGCGAGACGTTCGAACTGTACCTCCGTCGCTCCAAAACGGGACCCGTCGAGTCCGGCGACGAGTGGGAGGAAGTCGTCAACGACGGCTGCGGACGGACCAAGCCCGTCACGCTCCGCGTCGAATCGGTAGTGGGCGGCTCGACGGTCGGCGAACGGACGCGGTTCGAATTTCACGCCGCAACGGCCGAGTGAGTGGCCGTACCCGGTCGGAAGTTCCTGCTCGCGTTCGCTCGCGGTGAGCCGAGCGAGCGGCGACCCGTTCAGCCACAGTAACTCGTTCAAACCCCAGCATCTCGACTCTCGCGGGCGTAAAACGGCAGCGAACGTCGAGTGGGACGGCGAGACGGCCGTTAGCGACGGCCCGTAACGGTACCGGTCCCCGAGCGATGAGTTGC
Coding sequences:
- a CDS encoding Gfo/Idh/MocA family protein, with product MTYSAGIIGTGGIAGMGILGMHDEDEIGQKKVRASHAGGYDAADGVELVAVADVDEEKLDRFGEAWDIPESGRYVGHAAMLDAEDLDVVSVCTPSYLHADHVVDAARSAADPALVWCEKPIASSVSDAETMVETCAETETELLVNHSFRFTSKLRRLRELVREDEIIGEVQSVATQFRMELLRNSTHLLDTLVYLLDDRAAQVSGYITGENEAVDSLQAAERVDDAGGGGFVVMDDGAFVTIDCTIPRAESSMTLNFIGSEGKLYLNNDDGEWRYWRLEDGDHVEEPLPGIEGAWTWDEDYRDAFANAASDIVSVLDGEMANPSTGEEATRSLEIIAGFYISHYTGGQVSIPLDRPLRDVTITSW
- a CDS encoding mandelate racemase family protein; the encoded protein is MAPEITSIESVEFSYPIEDVGTDQHGFNLVYEPGSVTERKLFALKVETDTGITGEYVGGNSPGAAQVNMFADYLLGKNPLERERHWSEMKRALRKYDRMGIGPIDIALWDFAGKYHDAAIHELLGTYQTEFPAYASTYHGDENGGLDTPEAFADFAEECREMGYQAFKIHGWGGSEGSRDLDREIDAVHAVGDRVGEEMDLMHDPACELETFADALKLGRALDEVGFFWYEDPYRDGGVSQHGHRKLRQALDTPILQTEHVRGLEPATDFIANEATDFLRADPEYDGGITGAMKRAKVAEGFGLDVEFHAPGPAQRQCIAAIRNTNYYELALVHPDCPNTQPPVYEGDYSDMLDTVDSDGMVSVPDGPGLGVEYDWDYIEDNQTGSVHTYE